Proteins encoded in a region of the Fundulus heteroclitus isolate FHET01 chromosome 2, MU-UCD_Fhet_4.1, whole genome shotgun sequence genome:
- the LOC118567127 gene encoding uncharacterized protein LOC118567127, with protein MTPVAKATNILQAETNAQIEWLLPTINLLQIKLDKVKLQLKYRRPLVNALQSGIQNRFGHMFKDAELVTAAILLPKFQTTRTMENATIKMGIDYIKQHLEDPSMQPRDATRSSSSDEYDFFSSLQASKTQDGGKQFDAYLSCSADHMDMLKSFPYVCKLSVKLNTPLPASAACKRLFSIAGLVFSPRRVRINFRHFESQLLLKMNRRFYSFK; from the exons ATGACCCCTGTCGCCAAGGCAACCAACATACTGCAAGCAGAAACCAACGCACAAATAGAGTGGCTACTTCCTACAATTAACCTGCTACAGATCAAGCTCGACAAAGTCAAGTTGCAGCTGAAGTACCGCAGGCCTCTTGTTAATGCTTTACAGTCTGGAATTCAGAACCGATTCGGGCACATGTTCAAGGATGCTGAGCTGGTTACAGCTGCAATTCTTCTTCCCAAGTTCCAAACAACAAGGACAATGGAGAACGCCACCATTAAAATGG GAATCGATTACATTAAGCAGCATCTCGAGGATCCATCCATGCAGCCACGTGATGCGACCAGGTCGAGTTCTTCGGATGAATATGACTTCTTCTCATCTCTGCAAGCATCGAAGACCCAAGATGGTGGCAAACAATTTGATGCCTACCTGTCCTGCTCAGCTGACCACATGGATATGCTGAAGTCCTTTCCTTATGTCTGCAAACTGTCTGTCAAGCTCAACACGCCCCTCCCAGCGTCTGCAGCATGCAAAAGGCTGTTCAGCATAGCAGGTCTCGTTTTCAGCCCACGAAGAGTACGAATAAATTTTAGGCACTTTGAAAGCCAGCTGCTTTTGAAGATGAACAGAAGGTTTTATAGTTTCAAGTGA